In a genomic window of Verrucomicrobiia bacterium:
- a CDS encoding NAD(P)H-hydrate dehydratase, protein MSVPILSVAEMRAWEQATWAAGVAPDAVIRRVGERVVARLRGLRRPGDRVLVLAGRGNNGADANAAAAHLPVESTEVLPLADPAAGWPALQAALARRPQWILDGLFGIGLNRPLDPGWQRCLHAINGSGARIVAVDVPSGLDADTGRDWGAVLRASRTLTIGAPKRGLLAPSAWEVVGALEVLRDVGLTGEPSGSDDRDWVLPEDFRDWPPDRPVSANKGLFGRVVVLAGSVGYSGAAVLALWGASRARPGLLSALVPEAVHGAVSAAVPVAMVHPFMPRHPILAEATAVLVGPGLAAKPPAVDVHAEVLRLWREFPGVVVADASALDWLSDAGPEVPGAGPRVITPHPGEMARLLGTSVATVQADRPAALRAFAGRGPVWVVLKGHQTLVGGAQGRLLVNSTGNPGLAQGGSGDVLAGFLTGLLAQPRLQSDLRRTLALGVWEHGRTADFLEARSRNWTATELADAIGGDAEPGASAPPKEIPTKSCAAGRSP, encoded by the coding sequence ATGAGCGTCCCGATTCTCTCCGTGGCCGAGATGCGCGCCTGGGAACAGGCCACCTGGGCGGCCGGTGTGGCGCCGGACGCCGTGATCCGGCGGGTCGGCGAGCGGGTGGTCGCGCGGCTTCGCGGACTGCGCCGCCCCGGGGATCGCGTCCTCGTACTCGCCGGTCGCGGCAACAACGGGGCCGACGCAAACGCGGCTGCGGCGCACCTGCCCGTGGAGTCCACCGAGGTGCTGCCGCTTGCGGATCCCGCTGCGGGGTGGCCCGCCCTGCAAGCGGCGCTCGCTAGACGCCCGCAATGGATCCTGGACGGGTTGTTCGGCATCGGACTCAACCGTCCGCTCGACCCCGGATGGCAGCGCTGCCTTCATGCGATCAATGGGTCCGGTGCCCGCATCGTGGCGGTGGACGTCCCGTCGGGCCTCGATGCCGACACGGGGCGCGACTGGGGGGCGGTCCTCCGGGCCTCGCGAACCCTTACCATTGGGGCTCCAAAGCGCGGCTTGCTGGCGCCGTCCGCATGGGAGGTGGTCGGAGCGCTGGAGGTGCTCCGTGATGTGGGACTGACCGGGGAACCTTCGGGCTCGGACGATCGGGACTGGGTGTTGCCGGAGGATTTTCGGGACTGGCCGCCGGACCGGCCGGTATCTGCGAACAAGGGACTCTTTGGGAGGGTGGTCGTTCTTGCCGGGTCGGTGGGGTACTCGGGCGCTGCCGTTCTGGCCCTTTGGGGGGCGTCGCGGGCGCGTCCGGGCCTGCTGTCAGCGCTGGTACCCGAGGCGGTGCATGGCGCGGTTTCGGCCGCTGTGCCCGTCGCCATGGTCCATCCTTTCATGCCCCGGCATCCGATCCTCGCCGAGGCCACGGCCGTGCTCGTCGGACCCGGGCTGGCGGCGAAGCCCCCGGCGGTGGATGTCCATGCTGAAGTCCTCCGGTTGTGGCGTGAGTTCCCCGGGGTCGTGGTCGCGGATGCCAGTGCCCTGGACTGGCTGTCCGACGCGGGGCCCGAGGTTCCCGGTGCCGGCCCCCGGGTGATCACCCCCCACCCTGGGGAAATGGCGCGACTGCTGGGGACTTCCGTGGCGACGGTGCAGGCCGACCGTCCCGCGGCACTGAGGGCGTTTGCCGGGCGGGGACCTGTTTGGGTGGTCCTCAAGGGCCATCAAACCCTCGTGGGCGGGGCGCAGGGCCGGTTGCTGGTGAATTCCACCGGGAACCCGGGGCTGGCGCAGGGCGGTTCCGGGGATGTGCTGGCGGGTTTTCTGACGGGCCTGCTGGCGCAGCCCCGTCTCCAATCAGACCTGAGGCGCACGCTGGCCCTTGGCGTTTGGGAACACGGCCGGACGGCGGACTTTTTGGAAGCCCGAAGCCGCAATTGGACCGCGACGGAGCTTGCGGATGCCATCGGAGGGGATGCCGAACCGGGTGCATCGGCGCCCCCTAAAGAAATTCCAACGAAATCTTGCGCCGCCGGCAGGTCCCCGTAG
- a CDS encoding glycosyltransferase, with product MNEPFFSVLLPTRNRSEIVPGAIQSILGQSFDDFELVISDNDESPEATRNAVAAFRDPRIRYFRTSGDLPMHDNWEHARRQALGRWLLVVEDKQRLTPTALATLHGICRDHPGSLVSYPPVNACADHLAGPSGAPDVQRFTCEQVVEEFCRFSPLFWNIFPRGLTSATPRAVMDAIASCSPTGMVFSWVNPDYAYGFQALSRAPDLWFVNEDIIYVPLSVGRTGRYSNGLSGARKEAQARKFFASLPVPESEFLGDVPVPTLWLWVNPVLYDFRKFYRRPGHTPSVDWIGYFAQCGHIILVGREWGADMSDEIRLWWTALKRRGPIFLSRVLFRIGIRSVKGLAGRLKNRLRHRDLGQAAS from the coding sequence ATGAACGAACCGTTCTTTTCCGTTCTGCTGCCCACCCGAAACCGATCGGAGATTGTCCCGGGCGCAATCCAGAGCATTCTAGGGCAATCGTTCGACGACTTCGAGTTGGTGATCTCCGACAACGACGAGTCACCGGAGGCGACCCGGAATGCCGTGGCAGCGTTTCGGGATCCGCGCATCCGCTATTTCCGGACCTCCGGCGACCTGCCGATGCATGACAATTGGGAGCATGCACGGCGCCAGGCGCTCGGACGCTGGCTGCTGGTGGTTGAGGACAAGCAACGATTGACCCCGACCGCCCTGGCAACGCTTCACGGCATCTGCCGGGATCATCCCGGCTCCCTGGTCTCGTACCCGCCCGTCAACGCCTGTGCCGACCACCTTGCCGGCCCGTCGGGCGCGCCGGACGTCCAACGGTTTACTTGCGAGCAGGTGGTCGAGGAATTCTGCCGGTTCTCGCCGTTATTCTGGAACATCTTTCCCCGCGGGCTGACTTCGGCGACGCCCCGGGCAGTGATGGATGCCATCGCGTCATGCAGTCCCACGGGCATGGTCTTTTCGTGGGTCAACCCGGATTACGCGTACGGATTTCAGGCCCTGTCGCGGGCGCCAGACCTCTGGTTCGTGAATGAGGACATCATCTATGTGCCGCTTTCGGTGGGGCGCACCGGGCGGTATTCCAACGGTTTATCCGGAGCCCGGAAGGAGGCCCAGGCCCGCAAGTTCTTTGCGAGCCTGCCCGTACCGGAATCGGAGTTCCTCGGGGACGTTCCGGTGCCGACGCTTTGGCTGTGGGTGAACCCGGTGTTGTACGACTTCCGGAAATTTTACAGGCGTCCGGGACACACGCCGTCGGTGGACTGGATCGGCTACTTTGCCCAGTGCGGTCACATCATCCTGGTCGGCCGCGAATGGGGGGCGGACATGTCGGACGAAATCCGCCTGTGGTGGACTGCGTTGAAGCGTCGGGGTCCGATCTTTCTTTCCCGGGTGTTATTTCGGATCGGCATCCGGTCCGTGAAGGGACTTGCCGGTCGCTTAAAAAACCGCCTTCGTCACCGGGACCTCGGGCAGGCAGCATCATGA
- a CDS encoding Glu/Leu/Phe/Val dehydrogenase, with the protein MACRQFDGVADRLEIPQAEREHLKVPKRSLVVAVPVRMDGGDLRVFSGFRVQHHMTLGPTKGGMRYHPEVSLGEVAALAMWMSWKCALAGLPYGGAKGGVTVDPRRLSASELERLTRRFTQELVGFIGPHVDIPAPDMGTNEQTMAWMMDTFSVHAGHSVPGVVTGKPVGIGGSLGRREATGRGVAYLAGRAMDTLGIQASGGSAVVQGYGNVGAVAAHSLSRQGLRILAVSDANGGVYHARGLDMPHVDAWAQAHGTLAGYPEAETISNADLLELSCDVLVPAAMERQITQVNAGRLRCRILAEGANGPTTPEADAILEARDEVFVIPDILCNAGGVVVSYFEWVQGLQSFFWGEGEVMDRLFRILETAFGQTLQRSRRENISMRAAALGLGIGRVWEAKKMRGLFP; encoded by the coding sequence ATGGCCTGCCGTCAGTTCGACGGGGTCGCCGACCGGTTGGAGATCCCGCAGGCCGAACGAGAACACCTCAAGGTCCCCAAGAGATCCCTCGTGGTCGCGGTACCGGTGCGCATGGATGGCGGGGATCTGCGCGTCTTTTCCGGATTTCGGGTGCAACATCACATGACCCTTGGCCCCACCAAGGGAGGGATGCGCTACCACCCCGAAGTGTCCCTCGGCGAGGTGGCGGCGCTGGCCATGTGGATGAGCTGGAAATGCGCGCTCGCGGGCCTGCCCTACGGCGGCGCCAAGGGTGGCGTCACGGTGGATCCCCGCCGCCTGTCGGCCTCCGAGCTGGAGCGCCTGACCCGTCGGTTCACCCAGGAATTGGTGGGCTTCATCGGACCGCACGTGGACATCCCGGCCCCCGACATGGGCACCAATGAGCAAACGATGGCCTGGATGATGGACACGTTCTCGGTCCATGCCGGCCATTCAGTGCCGGGGGTGGTCACCGGGAAGCCGGTGGGCATCGGGGGCTCGCTGGGCCGTCGGGAAGCCACAGGACGCGGCGTGGCGTACCTCGCCGGCCGGGCCATGGACACCCTTGGGATCCAGGCGTCCGGAGGCAGTGCGGTCGTTCAGGGCTATGGCAACGTCGGCGCCGTCGCCGCCCACTCCCTGTCGCGCCAGGGACTGCGCATCCTTGCGGTGAGCGACGCCAACGGCGGCGTGTATCATGCGCGGGGGCTCGACATGCCGCATGTGGATGCCTGGGCCCAGGCGCACGGAACCCTCGCGGGGTATCCGGAGGCCGAGACGATTTCCAATGCCGACCTGCTGGAGCTGTCCTGCGACGTTCTCGTGCCAGCGGCGATGGAGCGGCAGATCACCCAGGTCAATGCCGGACGCCTCCGCTGCCGGATCCTCGCCGAGGGGGCCAACGGTCCCACCACGCCCGAGGCGGACGCCATCCTCGAAGCCCGCGATGAAGTCTTTGTGATCCCGGACATCCTCTGCAACGCCGGGGGCGTTGTGGTCAGCTACTTCGAATGGGTTCAGGGGCTCCAGTCGTTTTTCTGGGGCGAGGGCGAGGTCATGGACCGGCTGTTTCGCATTCTGGAGACGGCGTTTGGTCAAACCCTCCAACGATCACGCCGCGAGAACATTTCCATGCGAGCGGCCGCGTTGGGTCTTGGGATCGGCCGCGTCTGGGAGGCGAAGAAGATGCGCGGCCTGTTTCCGTGA
- a CDS encoding DegT/DnrJ/EryC1/StrS family aminotransferase translates to MTAAVPEATTRIPVSGPWITEREIRYVTDAVTHAWYSNAGCWHERFEKAFAVHLGVPFATALPSCTSAIHLSLAALGIGPGDEVIVPDITWIATVAPVHYVGATPVFADVDPETWVITAETLKDCLTSRSRAIIPVDLYGGMPDYEPLLRVAADHGLPVIEDAAEAVGSTYQGRPAGSLGATGVFSFHGSKTLTTGEGGLLGTRDEGLFRRVLHLRDHGREPGDRHFCNTAVGFKYKMSAMQAALGLAQLERVGDLVARKREIFGWYRERLANLPGVSLNVEPAYCRNSYWMVTAVWEREGRPGQREVQDALERRGIDSRPFFHPLSSLPAYRDHPQAVLARSRNRVAHDLDGRALNLPSALNLTEAQVDRVCREFRDVISRGDKGA, encoded by the coding sequence ATGACGGCTGCCGTTCCCGAAGCCACGACGCGGATTCCGGTCTCCGGTCCGTGGATCACCGAACGTGAAATTCGATACGTCACCGACGCCGTGACGCATGCGTGGTACAGCAATGCCGGCTGCTGGCATGAGCGGTTTGAAAAGGCGTTTGCAGTTCACCTCGGGGTTCCCTTTGCCACAGCGCTGCCCTCCTGCACCTCCGCGATCCACCTGTCGTTGGCGGCGCTCGGGATCGGACCGGGCGATGAGGTCATCGTACCGGACATCACCTGGATCGCCACGGTGGCTCCGGTGCACTACGTGGGGGCGACTCCGGTGTTTGCCGATGTGGATCCGGAAACCTGGGTGATCACCGCCGAAACACTGAAGGACTGCCTGACATCCCGATCCCGGGCGATCATCCCGGTGGATCTTTACGGCGGCATGCCGGACTACGAACCCCTGCTGCGGGTGGCCGCGGATCACGGATTGCCGGTCATTGAGGATGCGGCGGAGGCGGTGGGGTCTACGTACCAGGGCCGGCCGGCCGGGAGTCTGGGGGCAACGGGGGTGTTCAGCTTTCATGGATCCAAGACGCTGACGACCGGAGAAGGGGGTTTGCTGGGGACGCGGGATGAGGGCCTTTTCCGGCGCGTGCTGCACCTGCGGGACCATGGGCGGGAGCCCGGGGACCGCCACTTCTGCAACACCGCGGTAGGGTTCAAGTACAAAATGAGCGCGATGCAGGCTGCGCTTGGTCTGGCCCAGTTGGAACGGGTGGGCGACCTGGTGGCGCGCAAGCGCGAGATCTTTGGGTGGTACCGGGAGCGATTGGCCAACCTGCCAGGTGTTTCCCTGAACGTGGAGCCGGCCTACTGCCGGAACAGTTACTGGATGGTGACAGCGGTCTGGGAGCGGGAGGGGCGGCCCGGTCAACGGGAGGTTCAGGACGCATTGGAACGGCGGGGCATTGATTCCCGGCCGTTTTTTCATCCATTGAGCTCCCTCCCGGCCTACCGGGATCATCCGCAGGCGGTCCTTGCCCGGTCTCGCAACCGGGTGGCCCATGACCTGGACGGCCGGGCTCTGAACCTGCCCTCGGCTCTCAACCTGACCGAGGCGCAGGTGGATCGCGTGTGCCGGGAGTTTCGTGACGTGATTTCCCGGGGCGACAAGGGCGCATGA
- a CDS encoding acetyltransferase, with translation MPVPEPIVLWGATGQARVLADFLPELGFVIEALMDRDPGVPSLLPGVPVFRVEGAFRDWLRARPTPPAALVAIGGDRGGDRLGNQQWLRDVGCRLVTAIHPRAIVAATAQVGAGSQVLAGAVVGPGAALGEGVIVNTRAGVDHECRIGDGVHIAPGATLCGLVVVGALTFLGAGAVVLPRVRIGAGTVVGAGAVVTRDLPDNVVAYGQPARIIRTRPLPLA, from the coding sequence ATGCCCGTACCGGAACCGATCGTCCTTTGGGGTGCCACCGGACAAGCACGAGTGCTCGCAGATTTTCTGCCGGAACTCGGGTTTGTCATTGAGGCGCTGATGGATCGCGACCCGGGGGTGCCATCCCTCCTGCCTGGCGTCCCGGTCTTCCGGGTCGAGGGGGCCTTCCGGGACTGGTTGCGCGCACGTCCAACTCCGCCTGCGGCGCTGGTGGCCATCGGTGGGGATCGCGGTGGCGACCGCCTGGGGAACCAGCAGTGGCTCCGGGACGTCGGGTGCCGGTTGGTGACGGCAATCCATCCGCGGGCGATCGTTGCGGCGACTGCGCAAGTGGGCGCCGGCTCCCAGGTGCTGGCGGGCGCCGTGGTGGGGCCCGGTGCGGCTCTGGGCGAGGGCGTGATTGTGAACACCCGGGCCGGGGTGGATCATGAATGCCGTATTGGCGACGGGGTACATATCGCCCCAGGGGCAACCCTCTGCGGACTGGTGGTGGTGGGTGCCCTGACGTTCCTTGGGGCGGGAGCCGTGGTGCTGCCGCGGGTTCGAATCGGCGCCGGCACTGTGGTGGGTGCCGGGGCGGTGGTGACCCGGGACCTGCCGGACAACGTCGTTGCCTACGGCCAGCCGGCGAGGATCATCCGGACCCGACCGCTTCCGCTCGCCTGA
- a CDS encoding cephalosporin hydroxylase family protein — MNAHDPKNPELIARMAADGTLRQLSRQWFDRSCEYRYSYNFRWMGRPIIQYPQDMIAMQEILWEVRPDVVIETGIAHGGSLVYYASLLELIGGPGRVIGVDIEIRPHNRVAIETHPMARRITLVEGSSVASDVVNEVRRLAAGARTVLVVLDSNHSHAHVLQELEAYAPLVTRGSYLVVFDTVVEDMDPALVAGRPWSRGDNAKTAVHAFLQTTKRFEVDRELEGKLLLTVAPDGYLRRVAD, encoded by the coding sequence ATGAACGCGCACGATCCCAAGAATCCCGAGTTGATTGCCCGCATGGCCGCAGACGGCACGCTTCGGCAGTTGTCCCGCCAGTGGTTCGACCGCAGTTGCGAGTACCGTTACTCCTACAATTTCCGCTGGATGGGCCGGCCGATCATTCAATACCCGCAGGACATGATCGCGATGCAGGAAATCCTGTGGGAGGTCCGACCGGATGTGGTGATCGAGACCGGGATCGCGCACGGTGGCTCGCTGGTGTACTACGCGTCGCTGCTGGAATTGATCGGCGGGCCGGGCCGGGTGATCGGAGTGGACATCGAGATCCGGCCCCACAATCGGGTCGCGATCGAGACGCATCCGATGGCCCGGCGGATCACCTTGGTGGAGGGATCCTCGGTGGCATCCGACGTGGTGAACGAGGTCCGGAGGCTGGCCGCCGGAGCCCGCACCGTCCTGGTGGTGCTCGACTCCAACCATTCCCATGCGCACGTGCTGCAGGAACTGGAGGCCTATGCCCCCCTGGTGACCCGGGGCAGCTACCTGGTGGTGTTTGACACCGTGGTGGAGGACATGGACCCGGCGCTCGTTGCGGGGCGTCCCTGGTCCCGTGGCGACAATGCCAAGACCGCGGTGCACGCGTTCCTGCAAACCACAAAGCGATTTGAGGTGGACCGCGAGCTGGAAGGAAAACTGCTGCTGACCGTCGCGCCGGACGGTTATCTCCGGCGTGTCGCCGACTGA
- a CDS encoding 4'-phosphopantetheinyl transferase superfamily protein, with amino-acid sequence MATPPEVAARVGTHAGAMIEVWDADLSAPQLPDVRLAALLSPEELARCGRFHFERDRVRFLRRRAFRRLCLAARLGLAARDLEFRLGAHGKPAVAGAPEDFEFNDSGSGARALLATCFGGKVGVDLEEHRPFDEDLAAVIGRFASDEQHQLLACDPLQRAPRFFECWVRKEAFVKAVGLGLHLPLESFSVPVAPDAVAAAVKWPGDPVSGRPWWVTSIELGVGWSAAVVSDRPDCVRRTPWSWR; translated from the coding sequence GTGGCGACGCCGCCTGAAGTTGCCGCGCGGGTCGGCACGCACGCCGGGGCGATGATCGAGGTCTGGGATGCCGACCTTTCCGCGCCCCAGCTGCCGGATGTCCGGCTGGCGGCTTTGCTGTCTCCCGAAGAGCTGGCGAGGTGCGGCCGGTTCCATTTCGAACGGGATCGTGTGCGCTTTCTCCGGCGCCGGGCGTTTCGCCGGCTTTGCCTGGCTGCGCGTCTTGGGCTGGCTGCGCGCGACCTCGAGTTCCGCCTGGGAGCCCACGGCAAACCGGCAGTGGCGGGGGCGCCGGAGGACTTTGAATTCAACGACTCCGGGTCCGGTGCCCGGGCGCTCCTGGCGACATGCTTCGGGGGAAAGGTGGGAGTGGATCTGGAAGAGCACCGGCCCTTCGATGAAGACCTCGCCGCGGTGATCGGGCGGTTCGCATCGGACGAGCAGCACCAGCTTCTGGCGTGCGATCCGCTCCAGCGTGCGCCGCGCTTCTTCGAATGCTGGGTCCGGAAGGAGGCTTTTGTGAAGGCGGTCGGACTGGGACTCCACCTGCCGTTGGAGAGCTTCTCCGTGCCGGTTGCGCCCGATGCGGTCGCCGCTGCGGTCAAGTGGCCCGGGGATCCGGTAAGTGGACGACCGTGGTGGGTGACTTCGATCGAGCTGGGCGTCGGATGGTCCGCAGCCGTGGTGAGCGACCGGCCGGATTGCGTGCGCCGGACGCCGTGGTCCTGGCGGTGA
- a CDS encoding class I SAM-dependent methyltransferase has product MALTYSSRYYDGLQEDSAASAQTVVPKILRLFPARSVVDVGCGAGAWAREYLEAGCEVTGIDGPYVRADQLKIPADRFLRRDLCQPLALDRRFDLVSCLEVAEHLPGSRAEGLVADLCRLGDVVLFSAAVPGQGGTHHVNEQWPSYWIPRFEAEGFAVLDCLRPQLWGDAAVAWWYVQNLFAFVRRDRLGDFPEAQAEARPWPTDLVHPRAYVRATVPSQMSPRMLREVVRALPHFPRKVWTALR; this is encoded by the coding sequence ATGGCCCTGACCTACTCATCCCGCTACTACGACGGCCTCCAGGAGGATTCAGCCGCCTCGGCCCAGACGGTCGTCCCGAAAATCCTCCGATTGTTTCCCGCGCGAAGCGTCGTGGACGTCGGCTGCGGCGCCGGCGCCTGGGCCCGGGAGTATCTCGAAGCGGGGTGCGAAGTGACGGGAATTGACGGCCCCTATGTGCGCGCGGACCAGCTCAAGATTCCCGCGGACCGGTTTCTCCGGCGCGACCTCTGCCAACCGCTCGCCCTGGACCGACGCTTCGACCTGGTGAGCTGCCTCGAGGTCGCCGAACACCTTCCCGGATCCCGGGCCGAGGGCCTGGTCGCAGACCTCTGCCGCCTCGGAGATGTGGTTTTGTTCTCGGCCGCCGTGCCCGGACAGGGCGGAACGCACCACGTCAATGAGCAGTGGCCCAGCTACTGGATCCCGCGATTCGAAGCCGAGGGGTTCGCGGTGCTCGACTGTCTGCGTCCGCAACTCTGGGGCGATGCCGCCGTTGCCTGGTGGTATGTGCAGAATCTCTTCGCATTCGTCCGGCGGGACCGGCTGGGCGATTTTCCGGAGGCCCAGGCCGAGGCCCGCCCCTGGCCGACGGACCTGGTGCATCCACGCGCCTATGTCCGGGCCACGGTTCCCTCCCAGATGTCTCCCCGAATGCTGCGCGAAGTGGTCCGGGCTCTGCCGCACTTCCCGCGGAAGGTTTGGACCGCCCTGAGGTGA
- a CDS encoding sigma-54-dependent Fis family transcriptional regulator, translated as MDKLLLIDDEADVQYSFRRIFDAPDLQLFTASSGEEGVRMIERVKPDLVISDIRMTGMNGLETLRRIRQLDPKMPVLLMTAYGTTQTAIEAMKLGAYDYLLKPFDVPRLKELVARALKAARESRQVPAAQPMLEAEDYELGVIGRSEVMQSIFKLVGQVAATDATALITGESGTGKELVARAIYQYGRRSDRPFVAVNCAAIAETLLESELFGHEKGAFTGATAQRIGKFEQCHGGTIFLDEIGDMSQATQTKILRVLQNGTFDRVGGNQTVHVDVRVIAATNRPLEEAVARKEFREDLFYRLNVVRIQMPPLRERREDIRLLVDYFLRQLAGREGKPVSIGPGTLEALEAYSWPGNVRELENALRRALVVAKGPVLLPGDLPPEIVPRSADLAADRAARPASPSAAAPPAVGNPTVDDLPALAASLFRHARADTRLKVIPAVERVLIIEALKETRGNQVQAARLLGITRATLRKRVEKFGIRQELAVN; from the coding sequence ATGGACAAGCTCCTCCTGATTGATGACGAAGCGGACGTTCAATACAGCTTCCGGCGCATCTTCGATGCACCGGATCTGCAGTTGTTCACCGCGTCGAGCGGCGAGGAGGGCGTGCGGATGATCGAGCGGGTAAAGCCCGATCTGGTGATCAGCGACATTCGCATGACGGGCATGAACGGGTTGGAGACGCTTCGCCGCATCCGCCAGCTCGATCCCAAGATGCCGGTGCTGCTGATGACGGCCTACGGCACGACGCAGACGGCCATCGAGGCCATGAAGCTGGGTGCCTACGATTATCTGCTGAAGCCGTTTGATGTGCCCCGGCTGAAGGAACTGGTGGCCCGAGCCCTCAAGGCGGCACGGGAATCGCGCCAGGTGCCGGCCGCCCAGCCGATGCTGGAGGCCGAGGACTACGAGCTGGGGGTGATCGGGCGCAGCGAGGTGATGCAGAGCATCTTCAAGCTCGTCGGCCAGGTGGCGGCCACCGACGCCACGGCCCTGATCACCGGGGAAAGCGGCACCGGAAAGGAGTTGGTGGCCCGGGCGATCTATCAGTACGGCCGGCGGTCCGACCGGCCGTTCGTGGCCGTAAACTGCGCGGCAATCGCCGAAACCCTGCTGGAGTCGGAACTGTTCGGACACGAGAAGGGGGCCTTCACCGGTGCCACCGCGCAGCGCATCGGCAAGTTCGAACAATGCCACGGTGGAACGATCTTCCTCGACGAAATCGGCGACATGTCCCAGGCCACGCAGACCAAGATCCTGCGTGTCCTCCAGAATGGCACATTTGATCGCGTGGGCGGCAACCAGACGGTCCACGTGGATGTCCGCGTCATCGCCGCCACCAACCGACCCCTTGAGGAGGCGGTGGCCCGCAAGGAGTTCCGAGAGGACTTGTTCTACCGGCTCAATGTCGTGCGCATCCAGATGCCCCCATTGCGGGAGCGTCGCGAGGATATCCGTCTGCTGGTGGATTACTTCCTCCGGCAACTGGCCGGGCGCGAGGGGAAACCCGTATCCATCGGTCCTGGCACCCTGGAGGCCTTGGAGGCCTATTCCTGGCCGGGCAATGTCCGGGAACTGGAGAACGCCCTCCGGCGCGCCCTCGTGGTGGCCAAGGGACCCGTCCTGCTGCCGGGCGACCTGCCCCCGGAAATCGTTCCCCGCTCGGCGGACCTGGCGGCGGATCGCGCCGCCAGGCCGGCGTCGCCATCGGCGGCGGCCCCGCCCGCCGTGGGGAATCCGACCGTGGACGATCTGCCCGCACTGGCCGCATCCCTGTTTCGACATGCCCGGGCCGACACCCGGTTGAAGGTGATCCCGGCGGTGGAACGGGTGTTGATCATCGAGGCGCTGAAGGAAACCCGGGGCAATCAGGTGCAGGCGGCCCGCCTGCTGGGCATCACCCGGGCCACCCTGCGCAAGCGCGTCGAGAAGTTTGGCATCCGCCAGGAGCTCGCAGTGAACTGA
- the argH gene encoding argininosuccinate lyase, producing MSHSSRSKGSSPVVSRSGRFSAGPAAEVAAFSESIHFDWRLWRQDIRGSLAHAAMLVRIGILTQDELEAIRSGFQTVAAEIEAGTFRWDPGLEDVHMNLEAALTRRVPAGAKLHTGRSRNDQVALDMRLWLRDEISALRGDIGGLQRTLVTLASAHAPVWIPGYTHLQRAQPVSFAHHCLAYVEMLSRDDERLADALKRVNVCPLGSGALAGSTLPLDREFVAAELGFTDPCTGRPCVARNSMDAVSDRDFAVEFCAAAALLAVHLSRLAEDVILWATSEFAFIRIGDAYTTGSSLMPQKKNPDIAELTRGKTGRVVGNLMSLLTLLKGLPMTYNRDLQEDKERLFDSADTVRSCVRLMGAMLASTEVRADACRAAASDPQLLATDLADYLVLRGMPFRDAHHVVGAVVALAERLGRPLDRLTVAELQSVSERFGPDAPGVLDLKRAMSRRTATGSPGAREVARQLAGWRRRLKLPRGSARTPGR from the coding sequence ATGAGTCATTCGAGTCGTTCGAAGGGATCCTCACCCGTGGTGTCGAGGTCGGGACGCTTTTCCGCCGGGCCGGCTGCGGAGGTGGCTGCCTTCTCGGAGTCCATCCATTTTGATTGGCGGCTGTGGCGGCAGGACATCCGGGGCTCGCTGGCCCATGCGGCGATGCTGGTCCGGATCGGGATCCTGACGCAGGACGAACTGGAGGCGATCCGGTCGGGCTTCCAGACCGTCGCGGCCGAGATCGAAGCGGGGACATTCCGATGGGATCCCGGGCTGGAGGATGTGCATATGAACCTGGAGGCCGCCCTGACCCGTCGGGTGCCTGCCGGGGCAAAGCTGCACACCGGGCGTTCCCGCAACGATCAGGTGGCGCTCGACATGCGGTTGTGGCTGCGGGACGAAATCTCCGCACTGCGCGGCGATATTGGAGGGTTGCAGCGGACGCTGGTGACCCTCGCCTCGGCGCATGCCCCGGTGTGGATCCCGGGGTACACCCATCTCCAGCGCGCCCAGCCGGTCTCCTTTGCCCACCATTGCCTGGCCTACGTCGAGATGTTGTCGCGGGACGACGAACGGCTCGCCGACGCCCTCAAGCGGGTGAATGTGTGCCCGCTGGGATCCGGAGCACTGGCTGGCAGCACCCTGCCGTTGGACCGCGAATTCGTGGCCGCCGAACTTGGATTCACCGACCCGTGCACCGGCCGCCCCTGCGTGGCCCGCAATTCCATGGACGCGGTGAGCGACCGGGATTTTGCGGTGGAATTTTGTGCCGCAGCGGCATTGCTGGCGGTTCACCTCAGCCGCCTCGCCGAAGATGTGATCCTCTGGGCGACCTCGGAGTTTGCGTTCATCAGGATTGGCGACGCATACACCACGGGCTCGTCGCTGATGCCGCAGAAGAAGAACCCGGATATCGCCGAGCTGACCCGCGGGAAGACCGGCCGGGTCGTTGGAAATCTCATGTCGCTGCTGACCCTGCTGAAGGGGCTGCCCATGACCTACAACCGGGACCTGCAGGAGGACAAGGAGCGGTTGTTCGATTCCGCGGACACGGTCCGGTCGTGTGTCCGGCTGATGGGGGCGATGCTGGCATCCACGGAGGTTCGGGCCGACGCCTGCCGGGCCGCGGCCTCGGATCCGCAGCTCCTGGCCACCGACCTTGCCGATTACCTCGTGCTGCGCGGCATGCCGTTTCGTGACGCCCATCATGTGGTGGGCGCCGTCGTGGCCCTTGCAGAGCGGTTGGGCCGGCCCCTGGACCGGTTGACAGTGGCGGAGCTCCAGTCGGTCTCGGAACGGTTTGGCCCCGATGCCCCCGGGGTCCTCGACTTGAAGCGGGCGATGTCGCGCCGCACTGCGACCGGGTCGCCGGGTGCTCGCGAAGTGGCCCGGCAACTGGCGGGGTGGCGACGCCGCCTGAAGTTGCCGCGCGGGTCGGCACGCACGCCGGGGCGATGA